The following are encoded together in the Candidatus Hydrogenedentota bacterium genome:
- the mutS gene encoding DNA mismatch repair protein MutS, whose translation MNHTWLKLSEISPNQVTPMVRQFMEAKALAPDSLLFFRMGDFYELFFEDAVEAAELLGLSLTSRDGADKDARIPMCGVPVRAVDNYIAKVIKRGRTVSICDQMEDPKLAKGIVKREIVRTVTPGTVMEPELLDERTNNYLGALAVNHTVGGLAFVDVSTGEFITAQVEGEAGTLAVNLERILVDELVRIAPSEVLVASDMEAPLLEKLRYAFPQLTFTTRKADDFDRAWGEEQIIHLFGLNSLKGVGLHDAPLATSCAGAVLAYIRETQRERVPQIQLPRRYNPSGFVVLDGNTQRNLELIESQVEKSKRGTLLGVLDKTLTSMGGRKLRQWILHPLLDVAAIQERLNAVEECFDDTQLRMALRDGLKGVADLERLLGRLTAQSGNGRDLKALGNSLNRLPAILEALAHAESDLLCQLRTQLDPLADVASWIDQAIVDDPPLAVTEGNIFKDGYNADLDRLHQLVRGGRDWIATLQAEERARTGIANLKVGYNRVFGYFLEVSKGNTKMVPDDYERKQTLVNAERYVTQRLKEQEEEILSAQERMQTLEHQLFVALRQRVAAESRRIQQTADAIATLDILVALAEVAVTKNYNKPQITNDGEITIIEGRHPVVEDLMPRGDFVPNDTILDRKGSTLQIVTGPNMAGKSTYLRQVALITLMAQMGSFVPASRASIGVVDRIFTRVGASDNLVRGESTFMVEMIETANILNSATANSLLVLDEIGRGTSTFDGISIAWSVAEFIHDRSKSKALFATHYHELTDLGNKLEHAKNVNVAVRELGDKVIFLYRIVDGGADHSYGIQVAKLAGLPPSLLARAREILEGLESGNTAAVGLPEQMYLFGPTGAAAEPSKVEKELEGIDPDALSPREAHDMLYRLKHLLNKPRG comes from the coding sequence ATGAACCACACATGGCTAAAGCTCAGCGAAATTTCCCCCAATCAGGTGACGCCCATGGTGCGCCAGTTCATGGAGGCCAAGGCCCTCGCGCCGGATTCCCTGCTGTTTTTTCGCATGGGCGACTTCTACGAACTTTTTTTCGAGGACGCCGTAGAGGCGGCGGAATTGCTCGGGCTTTCCCTGACCTCGCGCGATGGCGCCGACAAGGACGCCCGCATTCCCATGTGCGGTGTGCCGGTGCGCGCGGTGGACAACTACATCGCCAAGGTCATCAAGCGCGGGCGCACGGTCAGCATCTGCGATCAGATGGAAGACCCAAAGCTCGCCAAGGGCATCGTGAAGCGGGAAATTGTCCGCACCGTCACCCCCGGTACGGTGATGGAGCCCGAACTGCTCGACGAGCGGACCAATAATTATCTCGGCGCGCTTGCGGTAAATCACACCGTCGGCGGCCTCGCCTTTGTGGACGTGAGCACGGGCGAATTCATCACGGCCCAGGTGGAGGGCGAGGCGGGGACCCTCGCGGTGAACCTCGAACGCATCCTCGTGGACGAGCTGGTGCGCATCGCGCCCTCCGAGGTGCTCGTGGCGTCCGACATGGAAGCTCCGCTCCTCGAAAAACTCCGTTACGCCTTTCCCCAGCTCACCTTCACCACGCGCAAGGCGGACGACTTCGATCGCGCCTGGGGCGAGGAACAGATCATCCACCTTTTCGGGCTGAACAGCCTCAAGGGCGTGGGGCTTCACGATGCGCCCCTGGCCACGAGTTGCGCCGGGGCCGTCCTCGCCTATATCCGCGAGACCCAGCGCGAGCGCGTGCCTCAGATTCAACTGCCCCGGCGCTACAACCCCAGCGGCTTCGTGGTCCTCGATGGCAACACCCAGCGCAACCTCGAGCTCATTGAATCGCAGGTGGAAAAATCCAAGCGCGGCACGCTCCTCGGCGTACTCGACAAGACCCTCACCAGCATGGGCGGGCGCAAGCTCCGCCAGTGGATACTCCATCCGCTGCTCGATGTCGCCGCGATCCAGGAGCGCCTCAACGCCGTGGAGGAATGTTTCGACGACACCCAGCTTCGCATGGCCCTGCGCGACGGACTGAAGGGCGTGGCGGATCTGGAGCGACTGCTTGGGCGGCTTACGGCCCAGTCGGGCAACGGTCGCGACTTAAAGGCCCTCGGCAATTCTCTGAATCGGCTCCCGGCGATTCTGGAGGCCCTCGCCCACGCGGAATCGGATTTGCTGTGCCAGTTGCGCACGCAACTCGACCCGCTGGCCGACGTGGCGTCGTGGATTGACCAAGCCATCGTCGATGACCCGCCCCTCGCCGTCACGGAAGGCAATATTTTTAAAGACGGATACAACGCGGACCTCGACCGGCTCCATCAGCTTGTCCGCGGCGGGCGCGACTGGATCGCCACGCTCCAGGCCGAAGAGCGGGCCCGCACGGGTATCGCCAATCTGAAAGTGGGCTACAATCGGGTCTTCGGCTACTTCCTCGAAGTGAGCAAGGGCAACACGAAGATGGTGCCCGACGACTACGAGCGCAAGCAGACCCTGGTGAACGCCGAGCGCTACGTGACCCAGCGCCTCAAGGAACAGGAAGAGGAAATCCTCAGCGCACAGGAGCGGATGCAGACCCTGGAGCACCAGCTCTTCGTTGCCCTGCGTCAGCGCGTCGCCGCCGAATCGCGTCGCATCCAGCAGACGGCCGACGCCATCGCCACGCTCGATATACTCGTCGCCCTCGCGGAAGTGGCCGTCACCAAGAATTACAACAAACCCCAGATCACCAACGACGGCGAGATCACCATCATCGAAGGGCGCCACCCTGTGGTGGAGGACCTCATGCCGCGCGGCGATTTCGTGCCCAACGACACGATCCTTGATCGCAAGGGCTCAACGCTCCAGATCGTTACGGGCCCAAACATGGCGGGCAAGTCCACCTACCTGCGCCAGGTGGCCCTCATCACCCTTATGGCCCAAATGGGCAGCTTCGTGCCCGCGTCCCGCGCGAGCATCGGCGTGGTGGATCGCATTTTCACCCGCGTCGGCGCGTCGGACAACCTCGTGCGCGGCGAGAGTACCTTCATGGTCGAGATGATCGAGACCGCGAACATCCTCAACTCCGCCACGGCCAACAGCCTCCTCGTCCTCGACGAAATCGGACGCGGCACCAGCACCTTCGACGGCATCAGCATCGCCTGGTCCGTCGCCGAGTTCATCCACGACCGAAGCAAGTCCAAGGCCCTCTTCGCCACGCACTACCACGAGCTCACCGACTTGGGGAACAAGCTGGAGCACGCGAAAAACGTCAACGTCGCCGTGCGCGAACTCGGCGACAAGGTCATCTTCCTTTACCGCATCGTGGACGGCGGCGCGGATCACAGCTACGGCATCCAGGTCGCAAAACTCGCCGGCCTTCCCCCCAGCCTCCTCGCCCGCGCCCGGGAAATCCTCGAAGGCCTCGAATCCGGCAACACCGCCGCCGTCGGTCTGCCGGAGCAGATGTACCTCTTCGGCCCCACGGGCGCCGCCGCCGAACCCAGCAAGGTTGAGAAAGAACTCGAAGGCATCGACCCCGACGCGCTGTCACCCCGTGAGGCCCATGACATGCTGTATCGGCTGAAGCATTTGCTGAATAAACCGAGAGGGTGA